A section of the Chryseobacterium scophthalmum genome encodes:
- a CDS encoding sigma-70 family RNA polymerase sigma factor, whose translation MTKNEALKNWIEQYSESLLRRAIFLLSDTIEAEDIVQEVFIAAFSSYDSFEGKSTPKTWLNTILNNKVADFYRKKYKSEPQIKLDHFFDETGSWKNDTVLNDWNVSNPEAELLDNQDFNKSLEDCIEDLPSRWKIPMKLYYLEEKKAPEVSQELDISTTNLWKILQRTRMQLRECLEINWFSKS comes from the coding sequence ATGACGAAAAACGAAGCTTTAAAAAACTGGATAGAACAATACTCTGAATCCTTGCTGAGAAGAGCAATTTTTCTGCTTTCGGATACCATTGAAGCGGAAGACATTGTTCAGGAAGTTTTCATTGCGGCTTTTTCATCTTACGATTCTTTTGAAGGAAAAAGCACGCCTAAAACTTGGCTCAATACGATTCTCAACAATAAAGTCGCTGATTTTTACCGTAAAAAATACAAGTCGGAACCCCAGATTAAACTTGACCATTTCTTTGACGAAACCGGCTCTTGGAAAAATGACACAGTTTTAAATGATTGGAATGTTTCTAACCCGGAAGCTGAACTTCTGGACAATCAGGATTTTAATAAAAGTTTAGAAGATTGCATCGAAGATTTGCCTTCCCGATGGAAGATCCCGATGAAATTGTATTATCTCGAAGAAAAAAAAGCACCCGAAGTAAGTCAGGAATTGGATATCTCTACGACTAACCTTTGGAAGATTTTACAACGAACCAGAATGCAGCTGAGAGAATGTTTGGAAATTAACTGGTTCTCAAAATCATAA
- a CDS encoding DUF5686 family protein — protein sequence MTKLLSTLLLLCTVLIFGQTQLKVINKTNKKPIENAAVYCDDNLLGKTNYEGVLSFKTKCKKVEILASNFEDALVDVKKSMDVAMQPLSEKQSNIDKIIITDKSDPKALRILDEVNKREKENSPKSLDTYNFKSYSKFSIDVDKDSIDTFKNFLTSRKDSLSKVDKKEFKQKESEKKDSLINEDFINASQESQMFLWEKATEYKYSQKFGEKTNIIDNRMSGFKNPIYEALAINISNLNRTPRQLRPENRKLFNFYMSDTLQLDGRKTYVIKFKEITDKKKQNPRKFNGKIYIDSETYALKKFESANKKRNEGDIISVWKPIDGKWFLDHEDIKLKMGDQTFNIAKRDSVKTDSLKKGAYISDKRKYHQKTFGNYLYVKNRFFDFQLNEAQKASEFKGYSLEMKNSDGSLLEQYRTDSLTARESATYTQIDSFVQKHDFEKKLSFLTQLMRGNLRYKMVDFDITKLFSYDKYQGIRLGAGLKLNEKFNKAFSPDGYFGYGFKDHTWKYGLGLDMKLSDKRTSVFRIDYVDDVFAAGRFSNNMWDMMMKVNDLNLDLHNANFYKNQKWGASYLYDISNSLSMKIAVNKEKQEALFDYQYKNLGNRFDNVSTTLSLKFSPNDKNIMTPSGKYTYEKSFPQIYMNVEKGIDGFGGDLDYYKADALIIHQFRSKLGYTNLKLFGGISSGTAPIWKNFEIAGQNDRNPDNWYSNINTPNNLAFATMPSGTFFADKFIAFKVSQYLPFRFKTFGSRYSNIELEYQSAIGDFKNRGDHQFDFQVLDHYYQEVGVIWNRFLGRNFGVGFSYRLGYYQTSQFKDNFGIKLRFNVLN from the coding sequence ATGACAAAACTTTTATCTACTCTACTTTTACTTTGTACGGTACTTATTTTTGGGCAAACTCAATTGAAAGTTATCAATAAAACCAACAAAAAACCAATTGAAAATGCAGCTGTTTATTGTGACGACAATCTTTTGGGAAAAACCAATTACGAAGGCGTTTTATCATTTAAAACAAAATGTAAAAAAGTAGAAATTCTTGCCAGCAATTTTGAAGATGCTTTGGTTGATGTAAAAAAGTCGATGGATGTTGCCATGCAACCTTTATCAGAAAAACAAAGTAATATCGATAAAATTATCATCACCGATAAAAGTGACCCGAAAGCTTTGAGAATTTTAGATGAGGTCAATAAAAGGGAAAAAGAAAATTCACCAAAGTCTTTAGATACCTATAACTTTAAATCATATTCAAAGTTTTCGATCGATGTAGACAAAGATTCAATTGATACTTTTAAAAATTTCCTGACTTCGAGAAAAGATTCACTTTCAAAAGTAGATAAAAAAGAATTTAAGCAAAAAGAAAGCGAGAAGAAAGATTCGTTAATTAATGAAGACTTCATCAACGCTTCACAGGAAAGTCAGATGTTTCTTTGGGAAAAGGCAACAGAATACAAATATTCGCAGAAATTTGGAGAAAAGACCAATATCATCGATAACAGAATGTCGGGTTTTAAAAATCCTATTTATGAAGCTTTAGCCATTAATATTTCCAATTTAAACAGAACTCCAAGACAGTTACGTCCTGAGAATAGAAAGCTATTCAACTTTTATATGTCGGATACTTTACAATTGGACGGAAGGAAAACCTATGTTATCAAATTCAAAGAAATTACTGATAAAAAGAAGCAGAATCCGAGAAAATTTAATGGTAAAATTTATATTGATTCTGAAACGTATGCACTGAAAAAATTTGAAAGTGCCAACAAAAAAAGAAATGAAGGCGACATTATTTCAGTATGGAAACCGATCGATGGAAAATGGTTTTTGGATCATGAAGATATTAAACTGAAAATGGGCGACCAGACCTTCAATATTGCAAAGAGAGACAGCGTAAAGACCGATAGTTTAAAGAAAGGCGCATACATCAGCGACAAACGAAAATACCATCAGAAAACCTTTGGAAATTATCTGTATGTAAAAAACCGTTTCTTTGATTTCCAACTGAATGAAGCTCAAAAAGCATCAGAATTTAAAGGCTATTCTCTCGAAATGAAAAACTCTGACGGAAGTCTGCTTGAGCAGTACAGAACCGACAGTTTGACCGCAAGAGAAAGCGCAACTTACACTCAAATCGACAGTTTTGTACAGAAGCATGATTTTGAAAAGAAACTGAGTTTTTTAACCCAATTAATGAGAGGAAACCTGCGTTATAAAATGGTTGATTTTGATATTACTAAGCTTTTCAGTTACGATAAATACCAAGGCATTCGTTTGGGAGCAGGATTAAAACTGAATGAAAAATTCAATAAGGCATTTTCTCCAGATGGATATTTCGGTTATGGTTTTAAAGATCACACCTGGAAATATGGTCTTGGCCTAGACATGAAGTTGTCTGATAAAAGAACTTCTGTTTTTCGTATTGATTATGTAGATGACGTCTTTGCAGCAGGAAGATTTAGCAACAATATGTGGGATATGATGATGAAAGTGAATGACCTGAATCTAGATCTGCACAATGCCAATTTTTATAAAAACCAAAAATGGGGAGCATCCTATTTGTATGACATTTCGAACTCCTTGAGTATGAAAATCGCAGTGAATAAAGAGAAACAGGAAGCACTTTTTGATTATCAATACAAAAATTTAGGAAATCGTTTTGACAATGTAAGCACAACACTATCTCTTAAATTCTCACCAAACGATAAAAATATTATGACGCCAAGTGGAAAATATACTTATGAAAAAAGCTTTCCTCAAATTTATATGAATGTTGAAAAAGGAATTGACGGATTCGGTGGAGATCTGGATTATTACAAAGCAGATGCATTGATCATTCATCAGTTCAGATCAAAATTAGGCTACACCAATCTGAAACTTTTTGGAGGAATTTCATCAGGCACAGCTCCGATCTGGAAAAACTTCGAAATTGCAGGTCAGAACGACAGAAACCCTGATAATTGGTATTCTAATATCAATACTCCAAACAATTTAGCATTTGCAACGATGCCTTCAGGAACTTTCTTTGCAGATAAATTTATCGCATTTAAAGTTTCACAATATTTACCGTTCAGGTTTAAAACGTTCGGTTCGAGATATTCAAACATCGAACTGGAATACCAATCCGCTATCGGAGATTTCAAAAACAGAGGGGATCATCAGTTTGATTTTCAGGTACTCGATCATTATTATCAGGAAGTTGGCGTGATCTGGAATAGATTTTTAGGCAGAAACTTCGGTGTAGGCTTCTCTTATAGATTAGGATATTATCAAACCTCTCAATTCAAAGATAACTTTGGAATAAAACTGAGATTTAATGTTTTAAATTAA
- a CDS encoding DUF417 family protein, with protein sequence MQQTSQHKGLPTYKIGYYISLFGAAIILLWIGAFKFTPTEAAAIRPLVENHFLTFFVYDIMSAQAVSNMIGVIEIIIALLLIFSVKFASLKKFAGIGMVVTFLVTLSYLFTTPNVWHTVDGVPVTDFFILKDLMLLGFGLMLLNGKNEHT encoded by the coding sequence ATGCAACAGACATCACAACACAAAGGTTTACCAACGTACAAAATCGGTTATTATATTTCGCTTTTCGGGGCAGCAATTATTTTACTTTGGATTGGGGCTTTCAAATTTACTCCGACAGAAGCAGCAGCAATAAGACCTTTGGTAGAAAACCATTTTCTCACGTTTTTCGTATATGATATTATGAGCGCCCAAGCGGTTTCTAATATGATCGGAGTGATAGAAATTATCATTGCCTTGTTATTAATCTTTAGCGTGAAATTTGCATCTCTTAAAAAGTTTGCAGGTATTGGAATGGTGGTTACTTTTTTAGTTACACTGAGTTATCTCTTTACAACACCAAATGTTTGGCATACTGTAGATGGCGTTCCTGTTACAGACTTTTTTATTCTTAAAGATTTGATGCTTTTAGGATTTGGTTTAATGCTTTTAAATGGAAAAAATGAACACACATAA
- the alaS gene encoding alanine--tRNA ligase: MTSQEIRQKFLDYFKSKDHLIVPSAPIVLKDDPTLMFSNSGMTQFKDFFLGYKTPTAPRIADTQKCLRVSGKHNDLDDVGRDTYHHTMFEMLGNWSFGDYFKKDAIAFAWELLTEVYGIPKENLYVTIFEGDASENLDRDQDAYDYWKSVISEDRIINGNKKDNFWEMGASGPCGPCSEIHIDLRTPEEKAKVSGLELVNNDHPQVVEVWNLVFMEFNRKADGSLEKLPAQHVDTGMGFERLCMALQGKSSNYDTDVFTPLIAKVEELSGKKYTGILEDEKDIAIRVVVDHIRAVSFAIADGQLPSNGGAGYVIRRILRRGISYSYRFLDMKEAFLYKLVAVLQEQMGAFFPELEKQGKLVSEVIKSEEESFLRTIETGLIRVEKLIQQTISEGKKVLPTQEVFELYDTYGFPDDLTRIIAEEKGLTIDEKGFELALSEQKQRSKADSAQKVYDWVTLEEREENFVGYDQIEAETYITRYRKVENKDGEFYQVVLSNSPFYPEGGGQIGDKGVLENVTESFEVLETKKENGLIISLINGLPKDASAVFYAKVNANERKNSQANHSATHLLHEALRDVLGTHVEQKGSYVGPDYLRFDFSHFNKMTDEELALIEEKVNAKIKENIDLQEFRNIPIQEAIDKGAMALFGEKYGDRVRMIQFGSSKELCGGTHVKSTSEIGHFKINSESSAAAGIRRIEAISGDKSEEYFKGLEKQITELSQLLKSKDVVRSIEKLIEENASLKSEVEAFKKEKAKGEIGDWKGAYEQKGDKLLLVKKTSLDAGSVKDIVFQLKKEIPTSITIILSDADGKPMITVGVSDDLAGIYQAGALIKELAKEIQGGGGGNPGFATAGGKNLDGLENAYQKALNI; this comes from the coding sequence ATGACATCACAAGAGATTCGTCAGAAATTTTTAGATTATTTTAAAAGCAAAGACCACCTTATCGTTCCTTCTGCACCGATCGTGCTGAAAGACGACCCTACTTTAATGTTTTCCAACTCCGGAATGACGCAGTTTAAAGATTTTTTCTTAGGCTACAAAACGCCGACTGCACCAAGAATTGCCGACACCCAAAAGTGTTTGAGAGTTTCCGGGAAGCATAATGATTTGGATGATGTAGGTAGAGATACTTATCACCACACCATGTTTGAAATGTTGGGGAACTGGTCTTTTGGTGATTATTTCAAAAAAGATGCTATTGCTTTTGCCTGGGAATTGCTGACGGAAGTTTACGGAATTCCGAAAGAGAATCTTTATGTAACGATTTTTGAAGGAGACGCTTCTGAAAATCTTGACAGAGACCAGGATGCTTATGATTACTGGAAATCTGTGATTTCTGAAGACCGAATTATCAACGGAAACAAAAAAGATAACTTCTGGGAAATGGGCGCAAGCGGACCTTGTGGACCTTGTTCTGAAATTCATATTGACCTAAGAACACCGGAAGAAAAAGCTAAAGTTTCCGGTCTTGAATTGGTGAACAACGACCATCCTCAAGTGGTGGAAGTCTGGAATCTCGTTTTTATGGAATTCAACAGAAAAGCTGACGGTTCTCTGGAAAAATTACCTGCTCAACACGTAGATACGGGAATGGGCTTCGAGCGTCTTTGTATGGCGCTTCAAGGGAAATCTTCCAATTATGATACCGATGTTTTCACGCCTTTGATCGCTAAAGTTGAAGAACTTTCAGGCAAAAAATATACAGGAATTTTAGAAGACGAAAAAGATATTGCCATTCGTGTTGTGGTAGACCACATCAGAGCGGTTTCGTTTGCGATTGCAGATGGGCAATTGCCTTCAAACGGAGGAGCTGGTTATGTTATCAGAAGAATTTTGAGAAGAGGAATTTCTTATTCTTACCGATTCCTGGATATGAAAGAAGCTTTCCTTTACAAATTAGTTGCTGTTCTTCAGGAACAAATGGGAGCATTCTTCCCTGAATTGGAAAAGCAAGGAAAATTGGTTTCTGAAGTGATTAAAAGTGAGGAAGAATCTTTCTTAAGAACGATTGAAACTGGATTAATCAGAGTTGAAAAATTGATTCAGCAAACGATTTCGGAAGGTAAAAAAGTGTTACCAACTCAGGAAGTTTTCGAATTATATGATACTTATGGTTTCCCAGATGATTTAACAAGAATTATCGCTGAAGAAAAAGGGTTAACGATTGATGAAAAAGGTTTTGAATTGGCGTTAAGCGAACAAAAACAACGTTCAAAAGCAGATTCTGCTCAGAAAGTTTACGACTGGGTAACTTTAGAAGAAAGAGAAGAAAACTTCGTGGGTTACGACCAAATTGAAGCTGAAACCTACATTACAAGATACAGAAAAGTAGAAAATAAAGACGGCGAATTTTATCAGGTTGTGCTAAGCAACTCCCCTTTCTATCCTGAAGGTGGTGGACAAATCGGTGATAAAGGCGTTCTTGAAAATGTAACTGAAAGTTTCGAAGTTTTGGAAACTAAAAAGGAAAACGGATTGATCATTTCTTTAATCAACGGACTTCCGAAAGATGCAAGTGCTGTTTTCTATGCTAAAGTGAATGCCAACGAAAGAAAAAATTCTCAGGCAAACCACTCTGCAACACACTTGTTGCACGAAGCTTTGAGAGACGTTTTGGGAACTCACGTTGAGCAAAAAGGTTCTTACGTTGGTCCGGATTATCTGCGTTTCGATTTCTCGCATTTCAATAAAATGACAGATGAAGAATTGGCTTTGATCGAAGAAAAAGTAAATGCTAAGATCAAAGAAAATATCGATCTTCAGGAATTCAGAAATATTCCGATTCAGGAAGCGATTGACAAAGGTGCAATGGCTTTATTTGGTGAAAAATATGGAGACAGAGTGAGAATGATCCAGTTTGGAAGTTCAAAAGAACTTTGCGGTGGAACTCACGTGAAAAGCACCAGTGAAATCGGTCATTTCAAAATTAATTCTGAAAGTTCTGCAGCAGCAGGAATCAGAAGGATTGAAGCGATTTCGGGAGACAAATCTGAAGAATATTTCAAAGGTTTAGAAAAGCAAATTACCGAACTTTCTCAATTGCTGAAATCTAAAGATGTTGTACGTTCTATCGAGAAATTAATCGAAGAAAATGCATCGTTGAAGTCTGAAGTAGAAGCTTTCAAGAAAGAAAAAGCAAAAGGCGAGATCGGCGACTGGAAAGGTGCTTATGAGCAAAAAGGCGATAAATTACTTTTAGTGAAGAAAACTTCTCTGGACGCAGGTTCTGTAAAAGATATCGTCTTCCAATTAAAGAAAGAGATCCCAACTTCTATAACGATTATCCTGTCCGACGCAGACGGAAAACCAATGATTACTGTTGGTGTTTCTGATGACTTAGCAGGAATTTATCAAGCTGGAGCACTTATTAAAGAGTTAGCTAAAGAGATCCAAGGTGGCGGCGGTGGAAACCCAGGTTTCGCTACAGCCGGAGGAAAAAATCTTGATGGTCTGGAAAATGCTTATCAGAAGGCTTTGAATATTTAA
- a CDS encoding HNH endonuclease signature motif containing protein, whose amino-acid sequence MNNLIKYGIDIELADIAKSKNLNISTIRSTSKSNLIDKYNLSSTQAEILKRAVTRQPIDENIIQVLLERNAFTCCICLGNKSDSYIIHHIEHYNISQDNSYENLAVLCPNDHELAHREGEALANKILPTQIRKAKNSWEKRVESNAIMKLALEGNNVNDLDYINVNRVLELALQINKEIPETIYSERLYSEDLILRTGNINPQLYEKYNLNKNTPLKFFAMYGSTMLIQHYYEILLQTFSKVKLYDLDDLLKVSELKKGIIGKYCFYTGGVYGRTYKGKVIDENSEPTIIHFRRKPFFVEWKVDPMFITSSTATWRIGNRPIYLVYGKILDISEVLENGEKSLLIDIRPYAFGIPNKSKDRTPDIHYRDIDYSDYE is encoded by the coding sequence ATGAACAATCTCATAAAATATGGAATTGATATTGAATTAGCTGATATTGCTAAATCAAAAAACCTCAATATTTCTACTATTAGAAGCACATCTAAAAGTAATTTAATTGATAAATATAACTTATCATCTACTCAAGCTGAAATTTTAAAACGTGCAGTAACAAGACAACCAATTGATGAAAATATCATTCAAGTTCTTTTGGAGAGAAATGCTTTTACCTGTTGTATATGTCTCGGAAATAAAAGCGACAGCTATATAATTCATCACATAGAACATTATAATATTAGTCAAGATAATTCATATGAAAATCTCGCAGTTTTATGTCCAAATGACCACGAATTAGCACACAGAGAAGGGGAAGCATTAGCCAATAAAATTTTACCAACACAAATTAGAAAAGCCAAAAATAGTTGGGAAAAAAGAGTTGAAAGTAATGCAATTATGAAATTAGCGTTAGAAGGTAACAATGTAAATGACTTAGACTATATTAATGTTAATAGAGTTTTGGAACTTGCTCTTCAAATCAATAAAGAAATTCCAGAAACTATATATTCTGAAAGACTTTATTCTGAGGACTTAATTTTAAGGACAGGAAATATAAATCCTCAGTTATATGAAAAATATAATTTAAATAAGAACACACCTCTTAAATTTTTTGCAATGTACGGTTCAACAATGTTAATCCAACATTACTATGAAATCTTACTTCAAACATTTTCTAAAGTAAAACTTTATGACTTAGATGATTTATTAAAAGTTTCAGAATTGAAAAAAGGTATTATCGGAAAATATTGTTTTTACACAGGTGGTGTTTATGGTAGAACGTACAAAGGTAAAGTAATTGATGAAAATTCAGAGCCAACAATAATACATTTCAGAAGAAAACCTTTCTTTGTAGAATGGAAAGTTGACCCAATGTTCATTACTTCATCTACCGCAACATGGAGAATTGGAAATAGACCAATTTATTTGGTTTATGGTAAAATTTTGGATATTAGTGAAGTTTTGGAGAACGGAGAGAAAAGCCTTTTAATTGATATTAGACCTTACGCATTTGGAATACCAAATAAAAGTAAAGATAGAACACCAGATATCCATTATCGAGATATAGACTATAGTGATTATGAATAA